Within the Methylophaga thalassica genome, the region GCTTGAGTATTGCTGAGTCAGAAGGCTTAATGCCACAACAGCTGATTAATGCAAAACCTGTTGCTGCAGCAATTAAAGAGTTCTTTGGCTCAAGCCAGCTTTCACAGTTTATGGATCAAAACAATCCATTATCTGAAGTGACTCACAAACGCCGTGTATCTGCTTTAGGCCCAGGTGGTCTGACTCGTGAACGCGCTGGCTTTGAGGTGCGTGACGTACATCCGACACATTATGGTCGTGTATGTCCAATCGAGACACCTGAGGGTCCAAACATCGGTTTGATTAACTCTCTTGCTACCTATGCACGTACTAACGAATATGGCTTCATCGAAACGCCATACCGTAAAGTGATTGATGGTAAAGCGACCGATGAAATTGTTTACCTATCAGCTATTGACGAAGGCGAATATAAAATCGCTCAGGCAACCATTGCACTGAATGAAGATAATTCAATTGCAGAGAACATGGTTCACTGTCGTTACCGCAATGAGTCATCACTGACGCCATCTGAACAAGTACAATTGATGGACGTATCGCCTCGTCAGGTAGTATCTGTCGCTGCTTCGTTGATTCCATTCCTTGAGCATGATGACGCGAACCGTGCTTTGATGGGCTCGAACATGCAACGTCAGGCTGTTCCTACACTACGTGCAGATAAACCATTAGTTGGTACAGGTATCGAACGTGTTGTAGCACAAGACTCAGGCGTGATGGTCACAGCAAAACGTGGTGGTATCGTGGATTCAGTTGATGCCAGCCGTATCGTTATCCGTGTTAATGATGATGAAACTGAAGGTTCAGAATCAGGCGTCGATATTTATAACCTGATTAAATATGCACGTTCTAACCAAAGTACCTGTATTAACCAACGCCCTATTGTGAAACCGGGTGATGTGGTAGGTGCTGGTGATGTGCTTGCTGATGGTCCATCAACCGATAAAGGTGAGTTAGCACTGGGACAAAATATCCTGGTCGCATTCATGCCTTGGAATGGTTATAACTTCGAGGATTCGATCCTTGTTTCTGAGCGCGTGGTTGAAGAAGATCGCTTCACAACTATTCATATTCAGGAACTGAACTGCTTAGCGCGTGATACCAAACTGGGTACGGAAGAAATCACTAGTGATATCCCGAACGTCAGTGAAAGTGCCCTGGCAAAACTGGATGAGTCTGGCATTGTCTATGTGGGTGCCGAAGTCAAACCTGGCGACATTTTGGTTGGTAAAGTCACGCCAAAAGGTGAAACGCAATTAACACCAGAAGAAAAACTGTTAAGAGCGATCTTTGGTGAAAAAGCGGCTGATGTTAAAGATTCGTCTTTACGTGTTCCATCTGGCACATACGGTACGGTTATTGACGTTCAAGTCTTCACTCGTGATGGTGTAGAAAAAGATGAACGTACACGTGAAATTGAGAAAGCGGAACTTGAGAAAGTTTGGGCTGACTTAAAAGATCAGAACCGTATTATGGTTGAAGACGTATTTGAGCGTCTGGAACGTGCTTTGGTTGGCAAAGTTGCTGAAGGTGGTCCAAACCTGAAAGCGGGTACTAAACTGACTAAAGAATATTTAGACGGTTTGGAGCATGCTAAGTGGTTTGATTTACGTATGGAGTCAGAAGACCTCAATACGCAACTTGAACATGCTAATGCTCATCTGAAACAGTACCGTCAGGAAATGGAAGATGCTTTTGAACTGAAGAAGGAGAAACTGACTTCAGGTCATGATTTAGCGCCAGGCGTTCAACGTATGGTTAAAGTCTTCTTAGCGGTTAAACGTCGTATCCAGCCAGGTGATAAAATGGCGGGTCGTCACGGTAACAAAGGTGTTATCTCTAACATCGTACCTGTTGAAGATATGCCATATACAGAAGATGGTCGTCCAGTAGACATCGTGTTGAACCCACTGGGTGTACCTTCACGTATGAATATCGGTCAGATTCTTGAGGTGCATTTAGGCTGGGCTGCTCGTGGACTGGGCTACCGTATTGAAGAAATGTTAGAACAGCAAAAAGGTATTGCTGAGCTGCGAGGTTTCTTGGATAAGGTCTACAACACAAGCGGAACCAAAGAAGATCTTGACTCATTAACCGACGATGAAATTATTGAGTTAGCGAAAAACCTTAAAGGTGGTGTGCCGATGGCAACACCCGTATTTGATGGTGCTGACGAAGAAGAAATCAAAAACATGCTGGAACTGGCTGGTCTGCCACGTAGTGGTCAGGCAAGACTGATTGACGGTAGAACAGGTGATTTCTTCCACCGTCCAGTGACGATTGGTTACATGCACATGCTGAAACTGAATCACTTGGTTGATGACAAAATGCATGCTCGTTCTACTGGCCCATACAGCTTGGTTACACAACAACCGCTGGGTGGTAAAGCACAGTTCGGTGGTCAACGTTTCGGTGAGATGGAGGTCTGGGCACTACAAGCTTATGGTGCTGCTTACACCTTGCAAGAAATGTTAACTGTGAAGTCAGATGATGTTAACGGTCGTACTAAGATTTATAAAAACATCGTTGATGGTGATTATCGAATGGACGCAGGTATGCCTGAGTCATTCAAAGTATTAACCCGTGAGATTCGCTCACTTGGTATTGATGTCGACTTGGTCGATGAATAAGACATACCGGGTTGTTACAGATAATCAAGATATTAGCCGTCTAACGGCAGCGGAGAATGAAAGATGAAAGACTTGCTTAATTTGTTAAAGCAACAAACTCAGCCAGAAGAATTTGACGCCATTCGCATCGGCCTTGCCTCACCTAAAATGGTGAGGTCATGGTCATTTGGCGAAGTCAAAAAACCAGAAACCATCAACTACCGTACTTTTAAACCGGAACGTGAAGGTTTGTTTTGCTGCAAAATTTTTGGTCCTGTAAAAGACTACGAATGCTTATGCGGTAAATACAAACGCTTAAAACACCGTGGCGTCATTTGTGAAAAATGTGGCGTTGAAGTGACTGTTGCCAAAGTACGTCGTGAACGTATGGGGCACATTGAACTCGCTAGCCCGGTTGCTCATATCTGGTTCCTGAAATCATTACCATCACGTATTTCATTATTTTTGGATATGACACTGCGTGATATTGAGCGTGTATTGTATTTTGAAGCGTTCATCGTCGTCGATCCCGGTATGACGCCTTTAGAAAAAGGTCAGTTGCTGTCTGATGAGACCTTCCTGCAGGCAGTTGAAGAGTACGGTGATGAATTTGATGCGCGTATGGGGGCGGAAGCTGTACAGCAGTTATTGCGCAACATTAACGTCGCCAAAGAAATTGAAACTATCCGTGAAGAAATTGATGGCACTAACTCAGAAACAAAAATCAAAAAACTGAGCAAACGCCTGAAACTGATGGAAGCGTTTCATGAGTCGGGTAACAAACCAGAATGGATGGTTATGGAAGTGCTTCCAGTACTGCCACCTGATCTGCGTCCTCTGGTTCCTCTTGATGGTGGTCGATTTGCGACATCGGATCTAAATGATTTATATCGTCGTGTGATCAACCGTAATAACCGTCTGAAACGTTTATTAGATTTGAATGCACCTGACATTATCGTTCGTAATGAAAAACGTATGCTGCAAGAGTCAGTAGACGCATTACTAGATAACGGTCGTCGTGGACGTGCTATCACAGGCACAAACCGCATGCCATTGAAATCTCTGGCAGACATGATTAAAGGTAAGCAGGGTCGTTTCCGTCAGAACTTGTTAGGTAAGCGTGTTGACTATTCAGGCCGTTCAGTTATCGTGGTTGGCCCATATCTGAAATTACACCAGTGTGGTCTGCCTAAGAAAATGGCATTGGAATTATTCAAACCATTTATCTATGGCAAGCTTGAACGTGCAGGTCTGGCGACAACGATTAAAGCTGCTAAGAAAATGGTAGAACGCGAAGGACCTGAAGTTTGGGATATCCTGGAAGATGTGATTCGTGAACACCCGGTCATGCTTAACCGTGCACCGACTCTGCATAGATTAGGTATTCAAGCGTTTGAACCATTACTTATTGAAGGTAAGGCGATTCAGCTTCACCCATTAGTTTGTAGTGCGTTTAATGCTGACTTTGACGGTGACCAAATGGCGGTTCACGTACCATTATCATTAGAAGCACAGTTAGAAGCGCGTTCACTGATGATGGCAACCAATAATATTCTGTCTCCAGCTAATGGTGAGCCAGTCATCATTCCATCACAGGACGTGGTATTGGGTCTTTATTACATGACGCGCGACCGTGTGAATGAGAAGGGTGAAGGTAGTGTTTTTGCGGACCTTTCAGAATTGCGTCGTGCTTACGATAACAGAGTCGTTTCGCTGCATGCGAAAGTAACGGTGCGTCTGGAAGAAACTGATATTACTTTGCCTGAACCTGAGCAAACTCGTCGCATTCGTGTAGAAACAACAGTCGGTCGTGCGATTCTATTTAGCATCGTGCCAAAAGGTCTGCCGTTCTCAGTAGTTGATCGTGCGATGACGAAAAAAGCGATTGGTGATCTTATTAACACTTGTTACCGTCGTTTAGGTCTTAAAGATACTGTTATCTTTGCTGATCAGTTGATGTACCTTGGCTTCACTCAAGCAACACAGTCTGGTGCATCTGTTGGTGCAGACGATATGGTTATCCCTGTCGAAAAAGCATCAATCCTTGCGAAGGCTGAAGCAGAAGTTGAAGAAATTGCATCTCAATATGCCTCTGGTTTAGTAACTGATGGTGAACGTTACAACAAGATTATCGATATCTGGTCACGCACTAATGACCAAGTTGCAAAAGCGATGATGGACGGTATTGGTAAAGATACAGTTACCGATGCTGAAGGTAATTCAGTTGAACAAGTCTCCATGAACTCCATCTACATGATGGCTGATTCCGGTGCTCGTGGTTCTGCAGCGCAGATTCGTCAGCTTGCTGGTATGCGTGGTCTGATGGCTAAACCAGATGGTTCAATCATCGAGACACCTATCACGGCGAACTTCCGTGAAGGTCTGGACGTTTTGCAGTACTTTATTTCGACTCACGGTGCTCGTAAAGGTTTGGCCGATACAGCATTGAAAACAGCAAACTCAGGTTATTTGACACGTCGTTTGGTCGATGTTTCTCAAGACTTGGTTGTTGTTGAAGAAGATTGCGGCACAACATTAGGTTTAAACATGTCACCTATCATTGAGGGTGGTGATGTTGTTGAACCACTTGGTGAACGTGTACTTGGACGTGTTGTAGCACAAGACCTGAAATCATCTGATGGTGAGCGTCTTGTACTCGCTGCTGGTGAAATGATTGATGAAGCAGCGGTCAATAAACTTGAAAGCGAAGGTATTGACGAAGTTATGGTACGTAGTGCGATTACTTGTGAATCTCGCTATGGTGTCTGTGCATCGTGTTATGGACGTGACTTAGGTCGTGGCCATCAAATCAACGTTGGTGAAGCGGTAGGTGTTATCGCTGCTCAGTCAATCGGTGAACCTGGTACACAGTTAACGATGCGTACCTTCCACATCGGTGGTGCGGCATCAAGAACAGCTGCCGATAACTCTGTTGCCTTGAAATATAAAGGTAATATCCGTTACCACAACATTAAATATGTTCAAAACTCTGCCGGTAAGTTTATTGCCGTTTCACGTTCAGGTGAGTTACACCTGATTGATGAAAATGGCCGTGAGCGTGAGCGCTATAAGATCCCTTATGGTGCTGAAATGACAGTAGCTGACAATGAAGCTGTCGATGCAGGTCAAATCGTGGCTAACTGGGATCCGCATACGCATCCGGTTGTAACCGAGGTAGCAGGTGTTGTTCAGCTAAGTGATCTGGTTGAAGGTGTGACAGTTGATAAAACTGTCGACGAAGTGACAGGTCTGACGAGCTTCATTGTTCGTGAACCTAAACAACGTAGCAGTTCTGCAAAAGACATGCGTCCTATGGTTCGCCTGACGGATGCAAATGGTAGCGATGTATTTATTCCAGGGACAGATATTCCTGCAATGTACTTCCTGCCAGGTGGTGCGATTGTTCGCGTTAGTGATGGACAAGAAGTTGAAATCGGTGACATCGTTGCACGTATTCCTCAGGAAAGTAGTAAAACTCGTGATATTACGGGTGGTCTGCCACGTGTTGCTGACCTGTTCGAAGCACGTAAACCAAAAGATCCTGCTTTGATGGCAGAAATCAGTGGTACGGTCAGCTTTGGTAAAGAAACAAAAGGTAAACAACGTCTGATCATCACGCCTAAAGAAGGCGAACCGTATGAAGAGTTAATTCCAAAATGGCGTCATATCTCTGTGTTTGAAGGTGAACACATTGAGAAAGGTGAGATGTTAGTAGATGGGCCAGAAGACCCACATGATATCTTGCGCTTGAAAGGTGTCTTGGCATTAGCTAACTATATGGTGAGCGAGGTACAGGAAGTTTACCGTCTACAAGGGGTTAAAATTAACGATAAGCATATTGAAGTGATTGTGCGTCAGATGCTGCGTAAAGTTGAAATTGATGCCGTCGGTGATAGTAAATTCCTGAAAGGCGAGCAAGTTGAATACGATCGCGTACTTGATGCTAATGATGAACTGCGTGCTAAAGAGAAAGTTGAATGTACGTTTACACCGCTGCTGTTAGGTATTACAAAAGCCTCATTGGCAACGGAGTCATTCATTTCAGCAGCATCGTTCCAGGAAACTACACGCGTGCTGACGGATGCCGCTGTGACAGGTAAGAGTGATAACTTACGTGGCTTGAAAGAGAACGTTATTGTTGGTCGTCTGATTCCTGCTGGTACTGGTCTTGCTTATCATAAAGAGCGCCAGCGTCGTCGTCAGGAAGCATTAGGTGAGTCACCAGTGACTAAATCATCAGCAGTAACTGAAGATAAAGACGAAGAAATCAAAGAGGTTTCATAAAGTTGTTGACGTAAGGCATCTTACGTTATAAAATTCGTCTTCTTTGTCGGGCACTCAGAAATCGAGTGCCCGCTTTTTAATGGATGGTAATGCGAGAATAATAGTATCGCAGGATACCATCGATAGATATTTGTTAAGGTTGTACTAATGGCAACAATTAATCAGTTGGTTCGTAAGCCAAGATTGAAACAAAAGAAAAAGAATAACGTACCGGCGTTGCAAGCATGTCCGCAACGCCGTGGTGTATGTACTCGTGTTTACACAACTACACCAAAAAAACCTAACTCAGCGATGCGTAAAGTAGCCCGTGTTCGTTTGACTAATGGTTTTGAAGTGACTTCTTACATCGGTGGTGAAGGCCATAACCTGCAAGAACATAGTGTTGTTCTGATTCGTGGCGGTCGTGTTAAAGACTTACCTGGTGTTCGTTATCACACTGTTCGTGGCGCTCTAGACACCTCTGGTGTATCAGCTCGTCGCCAAGGCCGTTCTAAATATGGCGCTAAGCGTCCGAAGGGCTAAGTTACAAAACTTAAGCGTTAAACGTATAAAGTATTAGGAAAGACAAATGCCAAGAAGAAGGGTTGTTGCTAAACGTGAAGTACTGCCTGATCCGAAGTTTCAAAATATCGGTTTAGCGAAGTTCATCAACGTCATCATGAAAGATGGTAAAAAGTCTGTTGCTGAAAAAATTACTTACGGTGCATTAGATACTGTTTCTGAAAGTAAATCTGCTAACGGCTTAGAAATATTTCAAAAAGCCATTGAAAATATCAGTCCGATGGTTGAAGTGAAATCTCGCCGTGTCGGCGGTGCTACTTATCAGGTGCCAGTAGAAGTACGTCCAGAGCGCCGTGTAGCATTAGCGATGCGTTGGTTGGTTGAAGCATCACGTAAACGTGGTGAAAAATCAATGGGTATGCGCTTAGCTGGTGAAATTGCTGATGCCTACGAGAACAAAGGCACTGCAGTTAAGAAAAAAGAAGATACACACCGTATGGCAGAAGCGAACAAGGCGTTCTCGCACTTCCGTTTCTAAAATTATTATTCTCCGTCACCAGCATAGTTCTGGTGACGGTTTGTTCTTTAACATTGTTGATTTAAGAGTAGCTAATAGTGGCACGTAGTACACCTATTAATAGATACCGAAATATAGGCATCATGGCTCATATTGACGCGGGTAAAACCACGACAACAGAGCGTGTTTTGTTCTATACGGGCATCTCACATAAAATTGGTGAAGTACACAATGGCGCTGCTGTTATGGACTGGATGGAGCAAGAGCAGGAACGCGGTATTACAATTACCTCAGCTGCTACAACATGCTTCTGGTCTGGCATGGATCAACAATTTGAACAACATCGTATTAACATCATTGATACACCCGGTCACGTAGACTTTACTATTGAAGTAGAAAGGTCTTTACGTGTACTAGACGGTGCAGTAGCTGTTTTCTGTGCAGTCGGCGGTGTCGAACCTCAATCAGAAACTGTTTGGCGTCAAGCCAACAAATATCACGTTCCTCGTCTGGCGTTCATTAATAAAATGGATCGCCAAGGAGCGAATTTTCTACGCGTCCTAGAGCAAATCAAAAATCGTCTTGGTGCAAAGCCTGTAGCTATGCAATTACCTATCGGCTCGGAAGATGAGTTTGAAGGAGTGGTAGATCTGGTTCGCATGAAAGCGATCTATTGGAATGAAGCCGATCTCGGTGTCACCTATGAACTACGTGATATTCCTGAATCGATGCTGGCTGAGTGTCAGAAATATCACGAAGCATTAGTCGAATCTGCTGCAGAATCAAGCGAAGAACTGATGAACCAGTATCTGGAAGTGGGTGAATTAACGCCAGATGAAATCAAACAAGGTATTCGTAATCAAACTCTAGCCAATGAAATCGTGCCTGCATTTTGTGGTTCAGCGTTTAAAAATAAAGGTGTTCAAGCCGTTCTGGATGCCGTAGTCGAGTATATGCCTGCTCCTAATGATGTGCCGGCTATTAAAGGTCTCGTTGATGTTGATAACGATGTTTACGAAACCCGAGAAGCTGATGATACACAACCATTTGCAGCACTTGCTTTCAAAATAGCTTCTGATTCGTTTGTTGGTACATTAACTTTCTTCCGAGTTTATTCAGGCGTTTTAAAGTCAGGCGATGCCGTTTTTAATCCTGTTAAAGGAAAAAAAGAACGCATTGGTCGTTTGGTACAAATGCATGCAAACAGTCGTGAAGAAATCTCTGAAGTCAGAGCAGGGGATATTGCTGCC harbors:
- the rpoB gene encoding DNA-directed RNA polymerase subunit beta codes for the protein MAYTFTEKKRIRKDFGKRPSVLKVPNLLATQVNSYQDFLQMGVAADERGAKGLHAAFESVFPIKSHTGMAELQYVSYRLGTPSFDVKECQLRGVTYAAPLRVKMRLVIYDKDAPAKSKVVKDIKEQEVYMGEIPLMTEKGNFVINGTERVIVSQLHRSPGVFFDSDRGKTHSSGKILFNARVIPYRGSWLDFEFDPKDAVFVRIDRRRKLPATVLLRALGYNNQEILEIFFSTDSFVRKGDNFEMKLEPQRLRGQSVPFEIVDTDGEVIVEAERQITGRHIRRMEKSDISSLTVPSSYLVGKVIAKDMIDPETGELLASANDEITEDLLEAFARFDINEIETIYANDLDDGPFMSDTMRLDETRSPLEAKVEIYRMMRPGEPPTEDAAENLFTSLFFTLDRYDLSNVGRMKFNRRLGREEMEGEGTLSKEDILDVLKELIAIRNGNGVVDDIDHLGNRRVRSVGEMAENQFRVGLVRVERAVRERLSIAESEGLMPQQLINAKPVAAAIKEFFGSSQLSQFMDQNNPLSEVTHKRRVSALGPGGLTRERAGFEVRDVHPTHYGRVCPIETPEGPNIGLINSLATYARTNEYGFIETPYRKVIDGKATDEIVYLSAIDEGEYKIAQATIALNEDNSIAENMVHCRYRNESSLTPSEQVQLMDVSPRQVVSVAASLIPFLEHDDANRALMGSNMQRQAVPTLRADKPLVGTGIERVVAQDSGVMVTAKRGGIVDSVDASRIVIRVNDDETEGSESGVDIYNLIKYARSNQSTCINQRPIVKPGDVVGAGDVLADGPSTDKGELALGQNILVAFMPWNGYNFEDSILVSERVVEEDRFTTIHIQELNCLARDTKLGTEEITSDIPNVSESALAKLDESGIVYVGAEVKPGDILVGKVTPKGETQLTPEEKLLRAIFGEKAADVKDSSLRVPSGTYGTVIDVQVFTRDGVEKDERTREIEKAELEKVWADLKDQNRIMVEDVFERLERALVGKVAEGGPNLKAGTKLTKEYLDGLEHAKWFDLRMESEDLNTQLEHANAHLKQYRQEMEDAFELKKEKLTSGHDLAPGVQRMVKVFLAVKRRIQPGDKMAGRHGNKGVISNIVPVEDMPYTEDGRPVDIVLNPLGVPSRMNIGQILEVHLGWAARGLGYRIEEMLEQQKGIAELRGFLDKVYNTSGTKEDLDSLTDDEIIELAKNLKGGVPMATPVFDGADEEEIKNMLELAGLPRSGQARLIDGRTGDFFHRPVTIGYMHMLKLNHLVDDKMHARSTGPYSLVTQQPLGGKAQFGGQRFGEMEVWALQAYGAAYTLQEMLTVKSDDVNGRTKIYKNIVDGDYRMDAGMPESFKVLTREIRSLGIDVDLVDE
- the rpoC gene encoding DNA-directed RNA polymerase subunit beta', whose translation is MKDLLNLLKQQTQPEEFDAIRIGLASPKMVRSWSFGEVKKPETINYRTFKPEREGLFCCKIFGPVKDYECLCGKYKRLKHRGVICEKCGVEVTVAKVRRERMGHIELASPVAHIWFLKSLPSRISLFLDMTLRDIERVLYFEAFIVVDPGMTPLEKGQLLSDETFLQAVEEYGDEFDARMGAEAVQQLLRNINVAKEIETIREEIDGTNSETKIKKLSKRLKLMEAFHESGNKPEWMVMEVLPVLPPDLRPLVPLDGGRFATSDLNDLYRRVINRNNRLKRLLDLNAPDIIVRNEKRMLQESVDALLDNGRRGRAITGTNRMPLKSLADMIKGKQGRFRQNLLGKRVDYSGRSVIVVGPYLKLHQCGLPKKMALELFKPFIYGKLERAGLATTIKAAKKMVEREGPEVWDILEDVIREHPVMLNRAPTLHRLGIQAFEPLLIEGKAIQLHPLVCSAFNADFDGDQMAVHVPLSLEAQLEARSLMMATNNILSPANGEPVIIPSQDVVLGLYYMTRDRVNEKGEGSVFADLSELRRAYDNRVVSLHAKVTVRLEETDITLPEPEQTRRIRVETTVGRAILFSIVPKGLPFSVVDRAMTKKAIGDLINTCYRRLGLKDTVIFADQLMYLGFTQATQSGASVGADDMVIPVEKASILAKAEAEVEEIASQYASGLVTDGERYNKIIDIWSRTNDQVAKAMMDGIGKDTVTDAEGNSVEQVSMNSIYMMADSGARGSAAQIRQLAGMRGLMAKPDGSIIETPITANFREGLDVLQYFISTHGARKGLADTALKTANSGYLTRRLVDVSQDLVVVEEDCGTTLGLNMSPIIEGGDVVEPLGERVLGRVVAQDLKSSDGERLVLAAGEMIDEAAVNKLESEGIDEVMVRSAITCESRYGVCASCYGRDLGRGHQINVGEAVGVIAAQSIGEPGTQLTMRTFHIGGAASRTAADNSVALKYKGNIRYHNIKYVQNSAGKFIAVSRSGELHLIDENGRERERYKIPYGAEMTVADNEAVDAGQIVANWDPHTHPVVTEVAGVVQLSDLVEGVTVDKTVDEVTGLTSFIVREPKQRSSSAKDMRPMVRLTDANGSDVFIPGTDIPAMYFLPGGAIVRVSDGQEVEIGDIVARIPQESSKTRDITGGLPRVADLFEARKPKDPALMAEISGTVSFGKETKGKQRLIITPKEGEPYEELIPKWRHISVFEGEHIEKGEMLVDGPEDPHDILRLKGVLALANYMVSEVQEVYRLQGVKINDKHIEVIVRQMLRKVEIDAVGDSKFLKGEQVEYDRVLDANDELRAKEKVECTFTPLLLGITKASLATESFISAASFQETTRVLTDAAVTGKSDNLRGLKENVIVGRLIPAGTGLAYHKERQRRRQEALGESPVTKSSAVTEDKDEEIKEVS
- the rpsL gene encoding 30S ribosomal protein S12, encoding MATINQLVRKPRLKQKKKNNVPALQACPQRRGVCTRVYTTTPKKPNSAMRKVARVRLTNGFEVTSYIGGEGHNLQEHSVVLIRGGRVKDLPGVRYHTVRGALDTSGVSARRQGRSKYGAKRPKG
- the rpsG gene encoding 30S ribosomal protein S7 produces the protein MPRRRVVAKREVLPDPKFQNIGLAKFINVIMKDGKKSVAEKITYGALDTVSESKSANGLEIFQKAIENISPMVEVKSRRVGGATYQVPVEVRPERRVALAMRWLVEASRKRGEKSMGMRLAGEIADAYENKGTAVKKKEDTHRMAEANKAFSHFRF
- the fusA gene encoding elongation factor G, with amino-acid sequence MARSTPINRYRNIGIMAHIDAGKTTTTERVLFYTGISHKIGEVHNGAAVMDWMEQEQERGITITSAATTCFWSGMDQQFEQHRINIIDTPGHVDFTIEVERSLRVLDGAVAVFCAVGGVEPQSETVWRQANKYHVPRLAFINKMDRQGANFLRVLEQIKNRLGAKPVAMQLPIGSEDEFEGVVDLVRMKAIYWNEADLGVTYELRDIPESMLAECQKYHEALVESAAESSEELMNQYLEVGELTPDEIKQGIRNQTLANEIVPAFCGSAFKNKGVQAVLDAVVEYMPAPNDVPAIKGLVDVDNDVYETREADDTQPFAALAFKIASDSFVGTLTFFRVYSGVLKSGDAVFNPVKGKKERIGRLVQMHANSREEISEVRAGDIAAAIGLKDTITGETLCDLDHKITLERMEFPEPVISVAIEPKTQADQEKMSIALGKLAKEDPSFRVSTDEESAQTIIAGMGELHLDIIIDRLKREFSVSANVGAPQVAYRETIRKTVDAEGKFVRQSGGKGQYGHVWIKIEPQEQGAGYAFENAVVGGTVPKEYISSVDKGIQEQMKNGVIAGYPVEDVKVTLFDGSYHDVDSSEMAFKVAGSMAFRNGALEASPVLLEPVMNIEVVTPEEYMGDVMGDLNRRRGMVSGMDDAPSGKIIKAEVPLAEMFGYATDLRSATQGRATYSMEFAKYSEIPNNVAEAIINKTK